The Streptomyces sp. NBC_00078 sequence CTGCCGCAGTACATGGTCGAGACGCGGCTCCCGGCCTCGACCACGGTGACATCGTGAAGCATCTTTCACCCTCCCGTCAGCGGTGTCCTGCACCTTCGCGCGGCCCGCGGCCACCGGACAGCGGTGGTTCCGTCGGCTGGAACAGCCCGGCGGCCTCGTGGGCCCGCACTACTCACGCGGCTTCCAGCAGGCCCAGGCCGAGGTCACTGACCTGCGCCCCGGAGGCGACCGCCTTGCGGCAGGCCATGAAGGTGCGCGGATCGTCGACGACCAGGGCGCCGACGGCCCGCCCCGCCTCATCGGCGTAGACGGCGGTCATCCCGCTGTCTTCGATGCCGCCCCGCAGCGCGCTCAGCCGGCCCTCGGCGGGCCTGCCGACGATCTGGATGCGCCGACCGTACTGGTCGGACCAGACGTAGGGCACCTGGGCCCGTGGCGTCCGCTGCCCGAGGATGTCGGCCGCGACGATCTCCCCGTGCTCCCCGGCATTGGTCCAGTGCTCGATGCGCAGCGACTTGCCGAACATCGGGTGATACCGGTGAGCGATGTCACCTGCGGCGTAGACCGCGCCCACGCCCACGCCCGTGACACGCAGCCGGCTGTCGCAGGCCACCCCGTTGGCGAGACCGAGCCCGGAGGACTCCAGCCAGTCCGTGGCGGGACGTGCGCCGATGCCGACGACGACCAGGTCGGCAGGGAGGGTGCGGCCGTCGGCCAGAACGACACCGGTTACCCGGCCCCGTCCGTCGTCGGTGAAGCTGCTGAATCCGACGCCGGCCTCGACCGCGACGCCGTTCATGGCGTGAATGCCCGCCAGCATCCGGCCTACCCGCTCACCGAACAGATGGGCCATGGGGATCGGCTGCGCTTCCACGACACAGACGTCCAGCCCGCGCGCCCGGGCCGCTGCAGCGAACTCGGCGCCGATGAAGCCAGCCCCGATGACCACCACCCTGGGCGAACGGTCGAGTTCGGCTCGCAGCGCCCACGCGTCGTCGGCCGTCCGAAGGGTGTGGACGCCCGAGAGGTCGCCGGTACCCGGCAGTGTGCGCGGGGTGACCCCCGTGGCGAGGACCAGCCGGTCGAACGGCAACCGCTCGCCCCCGTCGGTCGCCACGCGCCGCTCGGTGAGGTCGAGACCGACCGCCTTCACGCCGAGCATCAGCTCGATGCCGCGTTCGTCGGCCTCCTGTTTCGTCAGCAGGACGGGAGGCTCGCCCGCACGGTCGGGGGCCAGCACCTCCTTGGACAGGGCCGGCTTGTCGTACGGCTGGTGCCGCTCCTCGCCGACGAGGGTGATGCGCTCCTGGAAGCCCCCCTGCCGGAGAGCCTGCGCCGTACGCACGCCCGCCACCGAGGCGCCGATGATCAGAACAGTCATGCATGCACTGTCGGAATTACCGGCAGCGGCCACAATGTCGAGTGCCGGTCGCTGGAACTCATTGCCATGAACGCCACCGATAACGGCAGTTGCCCCGGAACCGGCCTTGATCGGGCCGATCCCGGGGCAGCTCCCGCCCATGCTCACCGAACTGGTTTGATTCCCGCGGCGTGTCTTCGCGCCAACACCTCGTACACACCTGGGTTGTTCAGTATCCACTGCTCGGCGGTCGTTCCGACGATGGACCGCTTGACCACCGCCGGAATACCCGCCACCAGGGCCTCCGCCGGGAAGTCCGAACCGGCCGGTACCAGCGAATGCGCGGCGACGAGCGACCGCGCCCCGACCCGCGCACCGTCGAGCACGGTGCTGCCGTTCCCGATCAGTGCCTCTTCCCCGATGACCGCGCCGTGCACGACGCACAGATGCCCCACGGTCGCGCCGGGACCGATCTCCGTGGGCAGATCGGGTGGTCCATGCAGCACACTGCCGTCCTGCACATTGGCTCCTCGGCGCACTGTGATGCGGGAGTAGTCGCCCCGCAGGACCGCGTTGTACCAGACCGACGCGCCCGCCTCGATGACAACGTCGCCGATCAGTACGACGGTGGGCGCGACGAACGCGTCCGGGTGGACGGCGGGTGCGATCCCG is a genomic window containing:
- a CDS encoding gamma carbonic anhydrase family protein, giving the protein MPLYELDGIAPAVHPDAFVAPTVVLIGDVVIEAGASVWYNAVLRGDYSRITVRRGANVQDGSVLHGPPDLPTEIGPGATVGHLCVVHGAVIGEEALIGNGSTVLDGARVGARSLVAAHSLVPAGSDFPAEALVAGIPAVVKRSIVGTTAEQWILNNPGVYEVLARRHAAGIKPVR
- a CDS encoding NAD(P)/FAD-dependent oxidoreductase, whose amino-acid sequence is MTVLIIGASVAGVRTAQALRQGGFQERITLVGEERHQPYDKPALSKEVLAPDRAGEPPVLLTKQEADERGIELMLGVKAVGLDLTERRVATDGGERLPFDRLVLATGVTPRTLPGTGDLSGVHTLRTADDAWALRAELDRSPRVVVIGAGFIGAEFAAAARARGLDVCVVEAQPIPMAHLFGERVGRMLAGIHAMNGVAVEAGVGFSSFTDDGRGRVTGVVLADGRTLPADLVVVGIGARPATDWLESSGLGLANGVACDSRLRVTGVGVGAVYAAGDIAHRYHPMFGKSLRIEHWTNAGEHGEIVAADILGQRTPRAQVPYVWSDQYGRRIQIVGRPAEGRLSALRGGIEDSGMTAVYADEAGRAVGALVVDDPRTFMACRKAVASGAQVSDLGLGLLEAA